The Henckelia pumila isolate YLH828 chromosome 2, ASM3356847v2, whole genome shotgun sequence genome includes a window with the following:
- the LOC140880668 gene encoding histone acetyltransferase GCN5 isoform X6: MDGHSSHLTAPVRSRSSQSPSPSHSASASATSTIHKRKLPPEDHAPPFPPSLSDTRDGALTSNDDLESISARGADSDSDEESEEVADEEYDDSSVRNFTASRLENSNAAGLNMGVVRNTKLKAENSVKVEPTDVGKDGGTANNGNNSNVNSSGNAVAGTNGSVQGIVVKEDNVKGIFTDNIQTSGAYSSREESLKREEEAGRLKFVCVSNDGDDEHMVWLIGLKNIFARQLPNMPREYIVRLVMDRSHKSVMVIRRNVVVGGITYRPYASQRFGEIAFCAITADEQVKGYGTRLMNHLKQHARDGDNLTHFLTYADNNAVGYFVKQGFTKEIYLEKERWHGYIKDYDGGILMECKIDPKLPYTDLSTMIRRQRQAIDEKIRELSNCHIVYPGIDFQKKEAGIPMPKKPIKAEDIPGLSESFLFVSYLTDCIVHNLYDDLSVMFAVFFACIISFVSCVFILLNQQFIQVLINKIVVFPKLVDAVCLTCE, encoded by the exons ATGGATGGGCATTCATCTCATTTAACGGCGCCTGTCCGTTCGAGGAGTTCACAGTCTCCGTCACCGTCTCACTCGGCCTCTGCCTCCGCCACTTCGACTATTCACAAGCGTAAGTTGCCGCCTGAAGACCACGCGCCGCCATTCCCTCCGTCTTTGTCGGACACTCGGGACGGTGCGCTGACGTCCAACGATGACCTGGAGAGCATCAGTGCTCGCGGAGCCGACTCAGACTCGGATGAAGAGTCCGAGGAGGTGGCCGATGAGGAGTACGATGATTCCTCGGTGCGCAATTTCACCGCGTCTCGGCTGGAAAACAGTAATGCCGCGGGGCTCAACATGGGAGTAGTTAGAAATACGAAGCTCAAAGCTGAGAACTCGGTTAAAGTTGAACCCACTGACGTTGGGAAAGATGGCGGGACTGCTAATAATGGGAATAATAGTAATGTTAATAGTTCAGGCAATGCGGTTGCCGGGACCAATGGTTCGGTACAAGGAATTGTGGTGAAGGAAGATAATGTGAAGGGCATTTTTACGGATAACATACAAACCAGCGGGGCCTACAGTTCAAGGGAGGAGAGTTTGAAGAGGGAG GAGGAAGCAGGGAGACTCAAATTTGTATGTGTTTCAAATGATGGTGACGATGAACACATGGTTTG GTTGATAGGATTGAAGAACATTTTTGCCAGGCAACTACCCAATATGCCAAGGGAATACATTGTTCGTCTTGTAATGGATAG AAGTCACAAATCTGTGATGGTCATCCGGCGCAATGTGGTTGTTGGTGGTATTACTTATAGGCCGTATGCCAG TCAACGGTTTGGGGAGATAGCTTTTTGTGCAATAACTGCGGATGAACAAGTTAAAGGCTATGGGACCCGGCTGATGAATCACTTAAAGCAGCATGCACGTGATGGGGATAATCTTACACATTTTCTCACTTATGCTGATAATAATGCTGTTGGCTATTTTGTAAAACAG GGCTTTACAAAAGAAATTTACTTGGAGAAAGAACGGTGGCATGG CTACATTAAAGATTACGACGGAGGAATTCTTATGGAATGTAAAATTGATCCTAAGCTTCCATACACTGATTTATCAACTATGATACGACGCCAACGACAG GCTATCGATGAAAAGATTAGAGAGCTATCAAATTGTCATATCGTCTACCCTGGCATTGATTTTCAGAAG AAAGAAGCTGGGATTCCCATGCCCAAAAAGCCCATCAAGGCTGAGGATATACCTGGTTTAAGTGAGTCCTTCCTGTTCGTTTCCTACCTTACTGACTGCATCGTTCATAATTTATATGATGATTTAAGCGTTATGTTTGCTGTATtctttgcatgcatcatatcgtTTGTATCCTGTGTTTTCATCTTGTTGAATCAACAATTCATCCAAGTTCTGATTAACAAAATAGTTGTCTTTCCCAAGCTGGTTGATGCAGTCTGTCTAACATGTGAGTGA
- the LOC140880668 gene encoding histone acetyltransferase GCN5 isoform X5, translated as MDGHSSHLTAPVRSRSSQSPSPSHSASASATSTIHKRKLPPEDHAPPFPPSLSDTRDGALTSNDDLESISARGADSDSDEESEEVADEEYDDSSVRNFTASRLENSNAAGLNMGVVRNTKLKAENSVKVEPTDVGKDGGTANNGNNSNVNSSGNAVAGTNGSVQGIVVKEDNVKGIFTDNIQTSGAYSSREESLKREEEAGRLKFVCVSNDGDDEHMVWLIGLKNIFARQLPNMPREYIVRLVMDRSHKSVMVIRRNVVVGGITYRPYASQRFGEIAFCAITADEQVKGYGTRLMNHLKQHARDGDNLTHFLTYADNNAVGYFVKQGFTKEIYLEKERWHGYIKDYDGGILMECKIDPKLPYTDLSTMIRRQRQAIDEKIRELSNCHIVYPGIDFQKTHRSDVHFVNQKEAGIPMPKKPIKAEDIPGLSESFLFVSYLTDCIVHNLYDDLSVMFAVFFACIISFVSCVFILLNQQFIQVLINKIVVFPKLVDAVCLTCE; from the exons ATGGATGGGCATTCATCTCATTTAACGGCGCCTGTCCGTTCGAGGAGTTCACAGTCTCCGTCACCGTCTCACTCGGCCTCTGCCTCCGCCACTTCGACTATTCACAAGCGTAAGTTGCCGCCTGAAGACCACGCGCCGCCATTCCCTCCGTCTTTGTCGGACACTCGGGACGGTGCGCTGACGTCCAACGATGACCTGGAGAGCATCAGTGCTCGCGGAGCCGACTCAGACTCGGATGAAGAGTCCGAGGAGGTGGCCGATGAGGAGTACGATGATTCCTCGGTGCGCAATTTCACCGCGTCTCGGCTGGAAAACAGTAATGCCGCGGGGCTCAACATGGGAGTAGTTAGAAATACGAAGCTCAAAGCTGAGAACTCGGTTAAAGTTGAACCCACTGACGTTGGGAAAGATGGCGGGACTGCTAATAATGGGAATAATAGTAATGTTAATAGTTCAGGCAATGCGGTTGCCGGGACCAATGGTTCGGTACAAGGAATTGTGGTGAAGGAAGATAATGTGAAGGGCATTTTTACGGATAACATACAAACCAGCGGGGCCTACAGTTCAAGGGAGGAGAGTTTGAAGAGGGAG GAGGAAGCAGGGAGACTCAAATTTGTATGTGTTTCAAATGATGGTGACGATGAACACATGGTTTG GTTGATAGGATTGAAGAACATTTTTGCCAGGCAACTACCCAATATGCCAAGGGAATACATTGTTCGTCTTGTAATGGATAG AAGTCACAAATCTGTGATGGTCATCCGGCGCAATGTGGTTGTTGGTGGTATTACTTATAGGCCGTATGCCAG TCAACGGTTTGGGGAGATAGCTTTTTGTGCAATAACTGCGGATGAACAAGTTAAAGGCTATGGGACCCGGCTGATGAATCACTTAAAGCAGCATGCACGTGATGGGGATAATCTTACACATTTTCTCACTTATGCTGATAATAATGCTGTTGGCTATTTTGTAAAACAG GGCTTTACAAAAGAAATTTACTTGGAGAAAGAACGGTGGCATGG CTACATTAAAGATTACGACGGAGGAATTCTTATGGAATGTAAAATTGATCCTAAGCTTCCATACACTGATTTATCAACTATGATACGACGCCAACGACAG GCTATCGATGAAAAGATTAGAGAGCTATCAAATTGTCATATCGTCTACCCTGGCATTGATTTTCAGAAG ACACATCGATCTGATGTGCATTTTGTTAATCAGAAAGAAGCTGGGATTCCCATGCCCAAAAAGCCCATCAAGGCTGAGGATATACCTGGTTTAAGTGAGTCCTTCCTGTTCGTTTCCTACCTTACTGACTGCATCGTTCATAATTTATATGATGATTTAAGCGTTATGTTTGCTGTATtctttgcatgcatcatatcgtTTGTATCCTGTGTTTTCATCTTGTTGAATCAACAATTCATCCAAGTTCTGATTAACAAAATAGTTGTCTTTCCCAAGCTGGTTGATGCAGTCTGTCTAACATGTGAGTGA
- the LOC140880668 gene encoding histone acetyltransferase GCN5 isoform X1, with product MDGHSSHLTAPVRSRSSQSPSPSHSASASATSTIHKRKLPPEDHAPPFPPSLSDTRDGALTSNDDLESISARGADSDSDEESEEVADEEYDDSSVRNFTASRLENSNAAGLNMGVVRNTKLKAENSVKVEPTDVGKDGGTANNGNNSNVNSSGNAVAGTNGSVQGIVVKEDNVKGIFTDNIQTSGAYSSREESLKREEEAGRLKFVCVSNDGDDEHMVWLIGLKNIFARQLPNMPREYIVRLVMDRSHKSVMVIRRNVVVGGITYRPYASQRFGEIAFCAITADEQVKGYGTRLMNHLKQHARDGDNLTHFLTYADNNAVGYFVKQGFTKEIYLEKERWHGYIKDYDGGILMECKIDPKLPYTDLSTMIRRQRQAIDEKIRELSNCHIVYPGIDFQKTHRSDVHFVNQKEAGIPMPKKPIKAEDIPGLREAGWSPDQYGHSRFKTATSSSDAASLQKSLTAFMRSLLKQAMHDHPDAWPFKEPVDARDVPDYYDIIKDAMDLKTMSKRVESEQYYVTFEMFVADVRRMFSNARTYNSPETIYYKCATRLEQHFSNKVQAGLQSGIKIQP from the exons ATGGATGGGCATTCATCTCATTTAACGGCGCCTGTCCGTTCGAGGAGTTCACAGTCTCCGTCACCGTCTCACTCGGCCTCTGCCTCCGCCACTTCGACTATTCACAAGCGTAAGTTGCCGCCTGAAGACCACGCGCCGCCATTCCCTCCGTCTTTGTCGGACACTCGGGACGGTGCGCTGACGTCCAACGATGACCTGGAGAGCATCAGTGCTCGCGGAGCCGACTCAGACTCGGATGAAGAGTCCGAGGAGGTGGCCGATGAGGAGTACGATGATTCCTCGGTGCGCAATTTCACCGCGTCTCGGCTGGAAAACAGTAATGCCGCGGGGCTCAACATGGGAGTAGTTAGAAATACGAAGCTCAAAGCTGAGAACTCGGTTAAAGTTGAACCCACTGACGTTGGGAAAGATGGCGGGACTGCTAATAATGGGAATAATAGTAATGTTAATAGTTCAGGCAATGCGGTTGCCGGGACCAATGGTTCGGTACAAGGAATTGTGGTGAAGGAAGATAATGTGAAGGGCATTTTTACGGATAACATACAAACCAGCGGGGCCTACAGTTCAAGGGAGGAGAGTTTGAAGAGGGAG GAGGAAGCAGGGAGACTCAAATTTGTATGTGTTTCAAATGATGGTGACGATGAACACATGGTTTG GTTGATAGGATTGAAGAACATTTTTGCCAGGCAACTACCCAATATGCCAAGGGAATACATTGTTCGTCTTGTAATGGATAG AAGTCACAAATCTGTGATGGTCATCCGGCGCAATGTGGTTGTTGGTGGTATTACTTATAGGCCGTATGCCAG TCAACGGTTTGGGGAGATAGCTTTTTGTGCAATAACTGCGGATGAACAAGTTAAAGGCTATGGGACCCGGCTGATGAATCACTTAAAGCAGCATGCACGTGATGGGGATAATCTTACACATTTTCTCACTTATGCTGATAATAATGCTGTTGGCTATTTTGTAAAACAG GGCTTTACAAAAGAAATTTACTTGGAGAAAGAACGGTGGCATGG CTACATTAAAGATTACGACGGAGGAATTCTTATGGAATGTAAAATTGATCCTAAGCTTCCATACACTGATTTATCAACTATGATACGACGCCAACGACAG GCTATCGATGAAAAGATTAGAGAGCTATCAAATTGTCATATCGTCTACCCTGGCATTGATTTTCAGAAG ACACATCGATCTGATGTGCATTTTGTTAATCAGAAAGAAGCTGGGATTCCCATGCCCAAAAAGCCCATCAAGGCTGAGGATATACCTGGTTTAA GGGAGGCTGGCTGGAGCCCAGATCAATATGGTCATTCTCGTTTTAAGACCGCGACCTCATCATCAGATGCTGCTTCACTTCAAAAATCATTGACTGCATTCATGCGTTCACTTCTGAAA CAGGCAATGCATGATCATCCTGATGCTTGGCCATTCAAGGAACCTGTTGATGCTCGGGATGTACCTGATTACTATGACATCATCAAAGATGCTATGG atctaaaaacaatgtcaaagCGTGTCGAGTCTGAACAATATTACGTGACTTTCGAGATGTTTGTGGCTGATGTTAGGAGAATGTTTTCAAATGCACGAACCTACAACTCTCCAGAAACAATTTATTACAAATGTGCAACCAG GTTGGAACAGCATTTCTCAAACAAAGTTCAAGCTGGTCTCCAATCTGGCATCAAGATTCAGCCATAA
- the LOC140880668 gene encoding histone acetyltransferase GCN5 isoform X2 produces MDGHSSHLTAPVRSRSSQSPSPSHSASASATSTIHKRKLPPEDHAPPFPPSLSDTRDGALTSNDDLESISARGADSDSDEESEEVADEEYDDSSVRNFTASRLENSNAAGLNMGVVRNTKLKAENSVKVEPTDVGKDGGTANNGNNSNVNSSGNAVAGTNGSVQGIVVKEDNVKGIFTDNIQTSGAYSSREESLKREEEAGRLKFVCVSNDGDDEHMVWLIGLKNIFARQLPNMPREYIVRLVMDRSHKSVMVIRRNVVVGGITYRPYASQRFGEIAFCAITADEQVKGYGTRLMNHLKQHARDGDNLTHFLTYADNNAVGYFVKQGFTKEIYLEKERWHGYIKDYDGGILMECKIDPKLPYTDLSTMIRRQRQAIDEKIRELSNCHIVYPGIDFQKTHRSDVHFVNQKEAGIPMPKKPIKAEDIPGLREAGWSPDQYGHSRFKTATSSSDAASLQKSLTAFMRSLLKAMHDHPDAWPFKEPVDARDVPDYYDIIKDAMDLKTMSKRVESEQYYVTFEMFVADVRRMFSNARTYNSPETIYYKCATRLEQHFSNKVQAGLQSGIKIQP; encoded by the exons ATGGATGGGCATTCATCTCATTTAACGGCGCCTGTCCGTTCGAGGAGTTCACAGTCTCCGTCACCGTCTCACTCGGCCTCTGCCTCCGCCACTTCGACTATTCACAAGCGTAAGTTGCCGCCTGAAGACCACGCGCCGCCATTCCCTCCGTCTTTGTCGGACACTCGGGACGGTGCGCTGACGTCCAACGATGACCTGGAGAGCATCAGTGCTCGCGGAGCCGACTCAGACTCGGATGAAGAGTCCGAGGAGGTGGCCGATGAGGAGTACGATGATTCCTCGGTGCGCAATTTCACCGCGTCTCGGCTGGAAAACAGTAATGCCGCGGGGCTCAACATGGGAGTAGTTAGAAATACGAAGCTCAAAGCTGAGAACTCGGTTAAAGTTGAACCCACTGACGTTGGGAAAGATGGCGGGACTGCTAATAATGGGAATAATAGTAATGTTAATAGTTCAGGCAATGCGGTTGCCGGGACCAATGGTTCGGTACAAGGAATTGTGGTGAAGGAAGATAATGTGAAGGGCATTTTTACGGATAACATACAAACCAGCGGGGCCTACAGTTCAAGGGAGGAGAGTTTGAAGAGGGAG GAGGAAGCAGGGAGACTCAAATTTGTATGTGTTTCAAATGATGGTGACGATGAACACATGGTTTG GTTGATAGGATTGAAGAACATTTTTGCCAGGCAACTACCCAATATGCCAAGGGAATACATTGTTCGTCTTGTAATGGATAG AAGTCACAAATCTGTGATGGTCATCCGGCGCAATGTGGTTGTTGGTGGTATTACTTATAGGCCGTATGCCAG TCAACGGTTTGGGGAGATAGCTTTTTGTGCAATAACTGCGGATGAACAAGTTAAAGGCTATGGGACCCGGCTGATGAATCACTTAAAGCAGCATGCACGTGATGGGGATAATCTTACACATTTTCTCACTTATGCTGATAATAATGCTGTTGGCTATTTTGTAAAACAG GGCTTTACAAAAGAAATTTACTTGGAGAAAGAACGGTGGCATGG CTACATTAAAGATTACGACGGAGGAATTCTTATGGAATGTAAAATTGATCCTAAGCTTCCATACACTGATTTATCAACTATGATACGACGCCAACGACAG GCTATCGATGAAAAGATTAGAGAGCTATCAAATTGTCATATCGTCTACCCTGGCATTGATTTTCAGAAG ACACATCGATCTGATGTGCATTTTGTTAATCAGAAAGAAGCTGGGATTCCCATGCCCAAAAAGCCCATCAAGGCTGAGGATATACCTGGTTTAA GGGAGGCTGGCTGGAGCCCAGATCAATATGGTCATTCTCGTTTTAAGACCGCGACCTCATCATCAGATGCTGCTTCACTTCAAAAATCATTGACTGCATTCATGCGTTCACTTCTGAAA GCAATGCATGATCATCCTGATGCTTGGCCATTCAAGGAACCTGTTGATGCTCGGGATGTACCTGATTACTATGACATCATCAAAGATGCTATGG atctaaaaacaatgtcaaagCGTGTCGAGTCTGAACAATATTACGTGACTTTCGAGATGTTTGTGGCTGATGTTAGGAGAATGTTTTCAAATGCACGAACCTACAACTCTCCAGAAACAATTTATTACAAATGTGCAACCAG GTTGGAACAGCATTTCTCAAACAAAGTTCAAGCTGGTCTCCAATCTGGCATCAAGATTCAGCCATAA
- the LOC140880668 gene encoding histone acetyltransferase GCN5 isoform X3, giving the protein MDGHSSHLTAPVRSRSSQSPSPSHSASASATSTIHKRKLPPEDHAPPFPPSLSDTRDGALTSNDDLESISARGADSDSDEESEEVADEEYDDSSVRNFTASRLENSNAAGLNMGVVRNTKLKAENSVKVEPTDVGKDGGTANNGNNSNVNSSGNAVAGTNGSVQGIVVKEDNVKGIFTDNIQTSGAYSSREESLKREEEAGRLKFVCVSNDGDDEHMVWLIGLKNIFARQLPNMPREYIVRLVMDRSHKSVMVIRRNVVVGGITYRPYASQRFGEIAFCAITADEQVKGYGTRLMNHLKQHARDGDNLTHFLTYADNNAVGYFVKQGFTKEIYLEKERWHGYIKDYDGGILMECKIDPKLPYTDLSTMIRRQRQAIDEKIRELSNCHIVYPGIDFQKKEAGIPMPKKPIKAEDIPGLREAGWSPDQYGHSRFKTATSSSDAASLQKSLTAFMRSLLKQAMHDHPDAWPFKEPVDARDVPDYYDIIKDAMDLKTMSKRVESEQYYVTFEMFVADVRRMFSNARTYNSPETIYYKCATRLEQHFSNKVQAGLQSGIKIQP; this is encoded by the exons ATGGATGGGCATTCATCTCATTTAACGGCGCCTGTCCGTTCGAGGAGTTCACAGTCTCCGTCACCGTCTCACTCGGCCTCTGCCTCCGCCACTTCGACTATTCACAAGCGTAAGTTGCCGCCTGAAGACCACGCGCCGCCATTCCCTCCGTCTTTGTCGGACACTCGGGACGGTGCGCTGACGTCCAACGATGACCTGGAGAGCATCAGTGCTCGCGGAGCCGACTCAGACTCGGATGAAGAGTCCGAGGAGGTGGCCGATGAGGAGTACGATGATTCCTCGGTGCGCAATTTCACCGCGTCTCGGCTGGAAAACAGTAATGCCGCGGGGCTCAACATGGGAGTAGTTAGAAATACGAAGCTCAAAGCTGAGAACTCGGTTAAAGTTGAACCCACTGACGTTGGGAAAGATGGCGGGACTGCTAATAATGGGAATAATAGTAATGTTAATAGTTCAGGCAATGCGGTTGCCGGGACCAATGGTTCGGTACAAGGAATTGTGGTGAAGGAAGATAATGTGAAGGGCATTTTTACGGATAACATACAAACCAGCGGGGCCTACAGTTCAAGGGAGGAGAGTTTGAAGAGGGAG GAGGAAGCAGGGAGACTCAAATTTGTATGTGTTTCAAATGATGGTGACGATGAACACATGGTTTG GTTGATAGGATTGAAGAACATTTTTGCCAGGCAACTACCCAATATGCCAAGGGAATACATTGTTCGTCTTGTAATGGATAG AAGTCACAAATCTGTGATGGTCATCCGGCGCAATGTGGTTGTTGGTGGTATTACTTATAGGCCGTATGCCAG TCAACGGTTTGGGGAGATAGCTTTTTGTGCAATAACTGCGGATGAACAAGTTAAAGGCTATGGGACCCGGCTGATGAATCACTTAAAGCAGCATGCACGTGATGGGGATAATCTTACACATTTTCTCACTTATGCTGATAATAATGCTGTTGGCTATTTTGTAAAACAG GGCTTTACAAAAGAAATTTACTTGGAGAAAGAACGGTGGCATGG CTACATTAAAGATTACGACGGAGGAATTCTTATGGAATGTAAAATTGATCCTAAGCTTCCATACACTGATTTATCAACTATGATACGACGCCAACGACAG GCTATCGATGAAAAGATTAGAGAGCTATCAAATTGTCATATCGTCTACCCTGGCATTGATTTTCAGAAG AAAGAAGCTGGGATTCCCATGCCCAAAAAGCCCATCAAGGCTGAGGATATACCTGGTTTAA GGGAGGCTGGCTGGAGCCCAGATCAATATGGTCATTCTCGTTTTAAGACCGCGACCTCATCATCAGATGCTGCTTCACTTCAAAAATCATTGACTGCATTCATGCGTTCACTTCTGAAA CAGGCAATGCATGATCATCCTGATGCTTGGCCATTCAAGGAACCTGTTGATGCTCGGGATGTACCTGATTACTATGACATCATCAAAGATGCTATGG atctaaaaacaatgtcaaagCGTGTCGAGTCTGAACAATATTACGTGACTTTCGAGATGTTTGTGGCTGATGTTAGGAGAATGTTTTCAAATGCACGAACCTACAACTCTCCAGAAACAATTTATTACAAATGTGCAACCAG GTTGGAACAGCATTTCTCAAACAAAGTTCAAGCTGGTCTCCAATCTGGCATCAAGATTCAGCCATAA
- the LOC140880668 gene encoding histone acetyltransferase GCN5 isoform X4: protein MDGHSSHLTAPVRSRSSQSPSPSHSASASATSTIHKRKLPPEDHAPPFPPSLSDTRDGALTSNDDLESISARGADSDSDEESEEVADEEYDDSSVRNFTASRLENSNAAGLNMGVVRNTKLKAENSVKVEPTDVGKDGGTANNGNNSNVNSSGNAVAGTNGSVQGIVVKEDNVKGIFTDNIQTSGAYSSREESLKREEEAGRLKFVCVSNDGDDEHMVWLIGLKNIFARQLPNMPREYIVRLVMDRSHKSVMVIRRNVVVGGITYRPYASQRFGEIAFCAITADEQVKGYGTRLMNHLKQHARDGDNLTHFLTYADNNAVGYFVKQGFTKEIYLEKERWHGYIKDYDGGILMECKIDPKLPYTDLSTMIRRQRQAIDEKIRELSNCHIVYPGIDFQKKEAGIPMPKKPIKAEDIPGLREAGWSPDQYGHSRFKTATSSSDAASLQKSLTAFMRSLLKAMHDHPDAWPFKEPVDARDVPDYYDIIKDAMDLKTMSKRVESEQYYVTFEMFVADVRRMFSNARTYNSPETIYYKCATRLEQHFSNKVQAGLQSGIKIQP from the exons ATGGATGGGCATTCATCTCATTTAACGGCGCCTGTCCGTTCGAGGAGTTCACAGTCTCCGTCACCGTCTCACTCGGCCTCTGCCTCCGCCACTTCGACTATTCACAAGCGTAAGTTGCCGCCTGAAGACCACGCGCCGCCATTCCCTCCGTCTTTGTCGGACACTCGGGACGGTGCGCTGACGTCCAACGATGACCTGGAGAGCATCAGTGCTCGCGGAGCCGACTCAGACTCGGATGAAGAGTCCGAGGAGGTGGCCGATGAGGAGTACGATGATTCCTCGGTGCGCAATTTCACCGCGTCTCGGCTGGAAAACAGTAATGCCGCGGGGCTCAACATGGGAGTAGTTAGAAATACGAAGCTCAAAGCTGAGAACTCGGTTAAAGTTGAACCCACTGACGTTGGGAAAGATGGCGGGACTGCTAATAATGGGAATAATAGTAATGTTAATAGTTCAGGCAATGCGGTTGCCGGGACCAATGGTTCGGTACAAGGAATTGTGGTGAAGGAAGATAATGTGAAGGGCATTTTTACGGATAACATACAAACCAGCGGGGCCTACAGTTCAAGGGAGGAGAGTTTGAAGAGGGAG GAGGAAGCAGGGAGACTCAAATTTGTATGTGTTTCAAATGATGGTGACGATGAACACATGGTTTG GTTGATAGGATTGAAGAACATTTTTGCCAGGCAACTACCCAATATGCCAAGGGAATACATTGTTCGTCTTGTAATGGATAG AAGTCACAAATCTGTGATGGTCATCCGGCGCAATGTGGTTGTTGGTGGTATTACTTATAGGCCGTATGCCAG TCAACGGTTTGGGGAGATAGCTTTTTGTGCAATAACTGCGGATGAACAAGTTAAAGGCTATGGGACCCGGCTGATGAATCACTTAAAGCAGCATGCACGTGATGGGGATAATCTTACACATTTTCTCACTTATGCTGATAATAATGCTGTTGGCTATTTTGTAAAACAG GGCTTTACAAAAGAAATTTACTTGGAGAAAGAACGGTGGCATGG CTACATTAAAGATTACGACGGAGGAATTCTTATGGAATGTAAAATTGATCCTAAGCTTCCATACACTGATTTATCAACTATGATACGACGCCAACGACAG GCTATCGATGAAAAGATTAGAGAGCTATCAAATTGTCATATCGTCTACCCTGGCATTGATTTTCAGAAG AAAGAAGCTGGGATTCCCATGCCCAAAAAGCCCATCAAGGCTGAGGATATACCTGGTTTAA GGGAGGCTGGCTGGAGCCCAGATCAATATGGTCATTCTCGTTTTAAGACCGCGACCTCATCATCAGATGCTGCTTCACTTCAAAAATCATTGACTGCATTCATGCGTTCACTTCTGAAA GCAATGCATGATCATCCTGATGCTTGGCCATTCAAGGAACCTGTTGATGCTCGGGATGTACCTGATTACTATGACATCATCAAAGATGCTATGG atctaaaaacaatgtcaaagCGTGTCGAGTCTGAACAATATTACGTGACTTTCGAGATGTTTGTGGCTGATGTTAGGAGAATGTTTTCAAATGCACGAACCTACAACTCTCCAGAAACAATTTATTACAAATGTGCAACCAG GTTGGAACAGCATTTCTCAAACAAAGTTCAAGCTGGTCTCCAATCTGGCATCAAGATTCAGCCATAA
- the LOC140881000 gene encoding transcription factor UNE12, with the protein MANHSGEAPSDDFLEQILGFPSYGGGADSNLAGNDAGNMVAASSATMMLQLGSGDVSAHLGGVGMGVGMGGPYGGLGQAGGGGFPLGLSLEHGKGGGFMKMDDASGSGKRFRDDVLNSGASSSLKSGFHGQQMPHTGPPGPQPPAARPRVRARRGQATDPHSIAERLRRERIAEKIRALQELVPSVNKTDRAAMLDEIVDYVKFLRLQVKVLSMSRLGGAGAVAPLVTDIPITSVEEEGINSGRAQPAWEKWSNDGTERQVAKLMEENVGAAMQFLQSKALCIMPISLASAIYHTQPPDTATFIKPESNPPS; encoded by the exons ATGGCCAACCATTCAGGAGAAGCGCCATCAGACGATTTTCTTGAGCAAATCCTTGGATTTCCAAGCTACGGTGGCGGAGCGGATTCCAACTTGGCGGGAAACGATGCTGGAAACATGGTGGCTGCTTCCTCAGCTACGATGATGTTGCAGCTGGGCTCCGGAGATGTCTCTGCTCACCTAGGTGGGGTGGGGATGGGGGTTGGCATGGGAGGACCTTACGGAGGCCTTGGTCAGGCTGGCGGCGGTGGGTTTCCGTTGGGTTTGAGCTTGGAGCATGGGAAGGGAGGAGGGTTCATGAAAATGGACGATGCTTCGGGGAGTGGGAAAAGGTTCCGAGACGACGTTTTGAATTCGGGCGCTTCGTCTTCTCTTAAATCG GGTTTTCATGGACAGCAAATGCCCCATACAGGTCCACCCGGGCCGCAGCCACCTGCAGCTCGCCCACGAGTTCGGGCTAGACGAGGCCAAGCTACAGATCCACACAGCATTGCTGAAAGG TTGCGCCGCGAAAGAATAGCTGAAAAGATAAGAGCGCTGCAAGAGTTGGTTCCGAGTGTCAACAAG ACCGATAGAGCAGCTATGCTTGATGAAATTGTGGATTATGTGAAGTTTTTGAGGCTCCAAGTGAAG GTATTGAGCATGAGTAGATTGGGAGGAGCTGGCGCGGTGGCGCCACTTGTGACCGACATTCCAATAACATCAGTAGAG GAAGAAGGCATTAACAGTGGACGAGCTCAGCCAGCATGGGAGAAGTGGTCAAATGATGGCACAGAACGACAAGTTGCTAAGCTCATGGAAGAAAACGTCGGTGCTGCAATGCAGTTCCTTCAATCCAAGGCACTCTGCATCATGCCTATCTCGCTCGCTTCGGCTATCTACCACACACAACCTCCAGACACAGCCACATTCATCAAGCCCGAATCAAACCCCCCTTCATGA